A stretch of DNA from Pseudopipra pipra isolate bDixPip1 unplaced genomic scaffold, bDixPip1.hap1 HAP1_SCAFFOLD_496, whole genome shotgun sequence:
TCTcaccccccatcccagctctgttccccccatcccagccccatcccagctgtttccccatcccacccccacTCACAGTTGTGTTTCCCCATCCCAGCCGTgtttcccccatcccagccccactcccagccccatcccagctgtcTCCCCCATTCCACCCCACTCCCATCTGTTCCCCCATTccacccccatcccagctgcgtttccccatcccattccccactcccagccgtgttttccccatcccacccccatcccatcccagcccatcccatcccaccccaatcccatacatcccaccccatcccagccGTGTTTCCTCATCCCAGCCGTGTTTCCTCATCCCAGTTGTgtttcccccatcccacccccgtCCCAGCCgttccccctccagcccccactCATGGCCATgtttcccccatcccaccccccatcccatcccatcccaccccccaTCTCaccccactcccatcccagctgtattccccccatcccatcccctcccatcccatcccctcccctcccctcccctcccacccccaccccaccccctccaCTCCCGGCCGTGTTTCCCCCATTccccccccattccccccccccacTCCCGGCCGTGTTTCCCCATCATTCCCCCCCCACTCCCGGCCGTGTTtcccccattcccccccccattccatcccatcccGGCCGTGTttcccaccccccagccccactcccgGCCGTGTTTCCCCCCCCACTCACGGCCGTACTCCGGGGGGAAGAAGTGCAGGTTCCGCAGCTCCCTCCCTCTCGATCCTCATGGGGCTCCTCAGGTCGtccgggagggctgggggggggcgTGATCatggggggctcggggggggggtCTGGGTGTGCCCTGCCCACCCATGGGGGCTCTGAGGGGGGGTCtgtgtgtgtccctgcccacccacggggggctctgaggggggggtctgtgtgtgtccctgcccacccaTTTTGAGGGGGGGGGGTCCGTGTgtgcccctgcccacccacgggggctctggggggggtctgtgtgtgtgtccctgcccacccacgggggctctgagggggggtctgtgtgtgtccctgcccacccacGGGGCTCTGAGGGGGGGGTCTGTGTgtgcccctgcccacccacGGGGGCTCTGAGGGGGGGTCTGGGTgtgcccctgcccacccacGGGGGTCTGAGGGGGGGTCCATGTGTCCCACCGAGTCCcccccccggccgccccccgTCCCACACAGGAGCCGCAATTCCCGGAGGGATGAAAGTCCCCCCCCCCTCGCAGAGCCCAGGACCCCCCCCGTGCCTGGAGCCTCCctggggggctcggggggtccccccggggccgggggcacCCGGGGGGGGCCGCGGGACACTCACCGTTGGCAAACACCCCGGTGCCAAACTGGGGGAGCGCCGAGGATGGTCCGGACCGGGCGGGACGGGGAGGGGGGCGccgggaggagaggagggaacaCCGAGGGTTGGGGGGACCCCAGAGGGACCCCCCCGAGCTCCCGGCGCTCCTGCCCGGCCGGGaccccccccaccaccacccccgtCCCCGTCCTGAGACCCCCTCGGAGCCCTCGGACCGgagccggcgctgccccccctgcccttccctcccctccctcccttcccctcctctcccgtcccctcccctcccctccacacagcccttccctcccctcccttcccatcctcccgccccttccctcccttccccgcCCGAACCTTTCCCATTATTCCCCTCAAATTTGCCCGGAATTATTCCCGGGGAGGGGAATCCAAGGGGATCCAAGGGCACCCTGAGCTCTCCCCGTGGCCCAAAGGTCCTTCCCCCTGTTCCCCCCGTGTTCCCtgggtgtccctgagcccccaaaggttcttccccctgTTCCCCCGTGTTCCCTGGGTGTTCCTGAGCCCCCAAAggtccttttcccccttttcccccctgtttCCTGGGTGCTCCTGAGCCCCCAAAGCTCCTTCTCCTGTTCCCTCCTGTTCCCTGGCTGTTCCTGAGCCCCCAAAGGTCCTTCCCCCTGTTCCCCCCGTGTTCCCTGGGTGCTCCTGAGCCCCCAAAGCTCCttcccccccattccccccTGTTCCCTCCGTGTTCCTGAGCCCCCAAAGctccttcccccctttccccccctgTTCCCTGGATGTTCCTGAGCCCCCAAAGCTccttccccccctttccccccctgTTCCCTGGATGTTCCTGAGCCCCCAAAGctccttcccccctttcccccatGTGCTCCTGGGTGTTCCTGAGCCCCCAAAGATCCTTCCCCCTGTTCCCTGGGTTCTCCTGAGCCCCCAAAggtccttccccttttccccccctgtTCCCTGGGTGCTCCTGAGCCCCCAAAGATCCTTTTCCCCCCTGTTCCCCCCCCTGTTCCCTGGGTGCTCCTGAGCCCCCAAAGGTCCTTCCCCCGTTCCCCCCCCTGTTCCCTGGGTGTTCCTGAGCCCCCAAAGCTCCTTCCCCCTGTTCCCCCCGTGTTCCTGAGCCCCCAAAGctccttcccccctttcccccacaTGTTCCTGGGTGCTCCTGAGCCCCCAAAGATCCttttccccccattccccccctGTTCCCTGGGTGCCCCTGAGCCCCGAGCCGACCCTTGCCGAGCCCCCCCGGCGGCGCTGGGCCCCCATTCCCGGCTCGGGCCGCCCATTCCCGCAGTTTCCCATGGGCTGGGGGCCGGGGGCCGGCGCTGACCCACCCGAGCCGATCTTGATGAGCCCGTTGTGCTGGATGAAGATGGTGTCGCTGGTCAGGTTGCCGTGGATGATGGGGGGCTCGCAGGAGTGCAGGAAGCTGGGGGGGCACACGGGGGGGGGTCCTGAGCACAGCCGggaccccccaggacccccctgggcaggggagggagcCGGGGGAGGGCTCGGCTGTACCTGAGAGCCGAGAGGATCTGGGTGCACCAGCGCTTCCAGGCCTGCAGAGGGACCGGGGCTCGCTCAGCCGGGACACCCGGGGCATCCCACGGGGCCTTCCCACCCATTCCCGGGGAAAAGGACACCCCCTGTGCCCGGCCCAGGCTCAGGGTCCTTCCCCACCcattcccagggacagggacatccccctgtgccctgcccaggctCAGGGATGGATCCCACCCATTCCCAGGGAAAAGGacatcccccctgtgccctgcccaggctCAGGGATGGATCCCACCcattcccagggacagggatgtgccctgcccaggctCAGGGATGGATCCCACCCATtcccggggacagggacaccccccTGTGCCCGGCCCAGGCTCAGGGATGGATCCCACCcattcccagggacagggacatccccctgtgccctgcccaggctCAGGGATGGATCCCACCcattcccagggacagggatgtgcccagcccaggctcagggatggatcccatccactcccagggaaaaggacatccccctgtgccctgcccaggctCAGGGATGGATCCCACCCATTCCCAGGGAAAAGGACccccccctgtgccctgcccaggctCAGGGTCCTTCCCATCCATTCCCGGGGAAAAGGACacccccctgtgccctgcccaggctCAGGGATGGATCCCACCcattcccagggacagggacatccccctgtgccctgcccaggctCAGGGATGGatcccaccccttcccagggacagggatgtgccctgcccaggctCAGGGATGGATCCCACCCATTCCCAGGAAAAGGACacccccctgtgccctgcccaggctCAGGGATGGATCCCACCCATTCCCAGGAAAAGGACacccccctgtgccctgcccaggctcagggatggatcccatccattcccagggacaggaatgtgccctgcccaggctCAGGGATGGATCCCACGCTGTcccaccccagcagcccccTGTTCCCCCTGTTCCCAGAGTCCAGCAAAGGCTCAaagctgcaggagagctgggagggactttggacacaggcctggagtgccaggacaaggctTTCCatggacagagggcagggtttggtgggatactggggagaaatcCCTCCCCGGGAGGGGggtgaggccctggtacagggtgcccagaggagctgtggctgcccctggatccctgggagtgtcccaggccaggttggatggggcttggagccacctgggctggtgcAGAGGGTGGGATGGAGGGTCCTGGAGGAGCTCACACCACGGCTGGGCAGTGGGTTTGCAGTGACACTGGTCCCTTGTACCCTGTTCCAGCCCTGGTGGGGTGGTGGGAGCACCCAGAGCTCCCCAGGACAGTGCCCCCCACCCCTGGTGCTCCCACCTCGGGGTCAGCAGGGCCCGGTCTGGGCtctcctggggcagctctgcccctgctccagccccctccccacagcGGGGTCCTGGGGTGACCCAGGGGGCAACAacccccccctgccctgccttgggGGATCCCAGAGCCCCTCCCCGTGCTGCTGGAGCCCCCCCTCACCCGGGACACCCCCTGAGCTGCCAGCAACCCACCCGGGCGTTCATGGCCTTGTGGTTCTTCTTGGTTTTCTTCAGGAACTGCTTGAGGCTCCCCGAGGACACGTACTCCGTGATGAAGATCACCTGGGCAGGGGGCAGCAGGGTCAGCCCCCCGGCCCTGCAGGgctcaggggctgctggggcagggcccGGAGCTGGGacccccaccctgctcccctgggacccccgggaccccccccaccccgctcccccctgggctcccctgggacccccctaccctgctcccctgggacccccccaccccgctccccctgggacccccccaccctgctccccccaggaccccccgggacccccctaccccgctccccccgggaCCCCTGGGACCCTCCTACCCCgctcccctgggacccccaccctgctccccccaggacccctgggacccccaccccactcccctgggaccccctgggacccccctaccccgctcccccaggaccccccgggacccccctaCCCGTGCCTTGGAGTCCTTCACGTCCAGCCAGTACTTGTGCAGCTTGACGATGTTGGGGTGatccaccagcaccagctgctcgAACATGGTCTTGATCTTCTCCTGGGGGCACACGGGGGGCAcctcagggacagggcagggcagggcaggggataGGGGAGGTGGCAGGACAGGGGAGGTGGCAGGGTCTGAGATGTGACAGGGCAGGGGATATGTagcagggcaggggaggtggCAGGACAGGGGACATGGCAGGTCCTGGGATGTGACAGGACAGGGGATGTGGCAGGGTCTGGGACATGACAGGACAGGGGACGTGGCAGGTCCTGGGACATGACAGGACAGGGGaggtggcagggcaggggaggtggCAGGACAGGAGATgtgacagggcagggcaggtgacagggcaggggaggtggCAGGACAGGGGTCGTGGCAGGACAGGGGATGTGGCAGGGTCTGGGATGTGACAGGACAGGGGTGGTGGCAGGGCCTGGGATGTGGCAGGACAGGGGTCGTGGCAGGGTCTGGGATGTGACAGGTCCTGGGATGTGGAAGGATAGGGGAggtgacaggacaggggaggTGGCAGGGCCTGGGACatgacagggcaggggaggtggcagggcaggggaggtggCAGGGCCTGGGATgtgacagggcaggggaggttGCAGGTTCTGGGACatgacagggcaggggaggtggTAGGACAGGGGAGGTAGCAGGGTCTGGGAAGTGACAAGACAGGGGAGGTTGCAGGTTCTGGGAGGTTGCAGGGCCTAGGATGTGGCAGGTCCTGGGATGTGACAGGGTCTGGGAGGTGGTAGGACAGGGGAGGTAGCAGGTCCTGGGACatgacagggcaggggaggtggCAGGACAGGGGATgtgacagggcaggggaggtggCAGGGCCTGGGATGTGGCAGGACAGGGGTCGTGGCAGGGTCTGGGATGTGACAGGTCCTGGGatgtggcagggcaggggaggtgacaggacaggggaggTGGCAGGGTCTGGGAAGTGACAAGACAGGGGAGGTTGCAGGTTCTGGGAGGTTGCAGGGCCTAGGACGTGGCAGGTCCTGGGATGTGACAGGGTCTGGGAGGTGGTAGGACAGGGGaggtggcagggcaggggaggtggcagggcctgggaggtggcagggcaggggatgtGACAGGTCCTGGGATGTGACAGGGCAGGGGAAGTGGCAGGACAGGGGAGGTGGCAGGACAGGGGAGGTGGCAGGTCCTGGGAtgtgacaggacaggggaggTGGCAGGGTCTGGGAtgtgacaggacaggggaggTGGTAGGACAGGGGAGGTGGCAGGGTCTGGGATGTGACAGGGCAGAGGAGGTGGCAGGACAGGGGAGGTGGCAGGGTCTGGGATGTGACAGAGCCTGGGATGTGGCAGGTCCTGGGACATGGCAGGACAGGGGAGGTGGCAGGTCCTGGGAGGTGACAGGACACCcctgagagctgggaaggggctgtgccCCGGTCccagggacactggggtggggtCTGGAGGACACTGGAGCTGCCTTTGGGGGCTAACGAggcaggcacagggcagggaggagcccaccctgccaggggaaggtgctgggggggctcaggacCCCCGGGGGGGTCCCTCACCTCGTGTGCTTTGAAGGCCTTCTTGTCGGTGAAGAGCAGCTCGTTCCACAccacctccaccccctcctCCGTGTCCATGGCCAGGAAGGTGCTCTGGATGCCCGGCATGTTCCCCTGGTTCACCtgcgggcagggagggggggagacCCCCCAGGGACGTGCTGGGGGGACGGGGGTGGTCTGGGGGGACCCCAGGATGGGACGGCACCCCCTGCCCCACGGGCAACCCACAGAGCAAAACCCGTTTCTGTTTTACCCTTAGGTGGCACAAGAGCAGCTCACGGCACAGCCCTGACTGGTTTGTGGGACTGGTTTGTGGGACTGGTTTGTGGGACTGGTTTATGTGACTGGTTTGGGTGACTGGTTTATGTGACTGGTTTATGTGACTGGTTTGTGTGGCTGGTTTGTGTCACTGGTTTGTGGGACTGGTTTGTGGGACTGGTTTGTGGGACTGGTTTATGTGACTGGTTTGGGTGACTGGTTTATGTGACTGGTTTATGTGACTGGTTTGTGTGGCTGGTTTGTGTCACTGGTTTATGTGACTGGTTTGTGTGGCTGGTTTGTCTGACTGGTTTGGGTGACTGGTTTGGGTGACTGGTTTCTGTGACTGGTTTGTGTCACTGGTTTGTGTCACTGGTTTGTCTGACTGGTTTGTCTCACTGGTTTGTCTCACTGGTTTATGTGACTGGTTTGTGTGACTGGTTTATGTGACTGGTTTGTGTCACTGGTTTGTGTCACTGGTTTATGTGACTGGTTTGTGTGACTGGTTTGCCTGACTGGTTTCTGTGACTGGTTTCTGTGACTGGTTTGGGTGACTGGTTTGTGTCACTGGTTTGTGTGACTGGTTTATGTGACTGGTTTGTGTCACTGGTTTGTGTCACTGGTTTATGTGACTGGTTTATGTGACTGGTTTGTGTCACTGGTTTGTGTCACTGGTTTATGTGACTGGTTTGTGTGACTGGTTTGCCTGACTGGTTTCTGTGACTGGTTTGTGTCACTGGTTTCTGTGACTGGTTTCTGTGACTGGTTTGGGTGACTGGTTTGTGTCACTGGTTTATCTGACTGGTTTGTGTCACTGGTTTGTGTCACTGGTTTGGGTGACTGGTTTATGTCACTGGTTTGTGTGACTGGTTTGGGTGACTGGTTTGTGTCACTGGTTTGTGTCACTGGTTTATGTGACTGGTTTGTGTCACTGGTTTGTGTCACTGGTTTATGTGACTGGTTTGTGTCACTGGTTTGTGTGACTGGTTTGTGTCACTGGTTTGTGGGACTGGTTTATGTCACTGATTTGTGTGACTGGTTTGTGTCACTGGTTTGTGTCACTGGTTTGTGTCACTGGTTTGTGTGACTGGTTTATGTTACTGGTTTGTGTCACTGGTTTATGTGACTGGTTTGTGTCACTGGTTTGTGGGACTGGTTTGTGTCACTGGTTTGTGTGACTGGTTTGTGTCACTGGTTTGTGTCACTGGTTTGTGTCACTGGTTTGTGTGACTGGTTTGGGTGACTGGTTTGGGTGACTGGTTTGTGTCACTGGTTTGTCTCACTGGTTTATGTGACTGGTTTGTGTCACTGGTTTGTGTCACTGGTTTGTGTCACTGGTTTGGGTGACTGGTTTGTGTGACTGGTTTGTGTCACTGGTTTGTGTGACTGGTTTGTGTCACTGGTTTGGGTGACTGGTTTGTGTCACTGGTTTGTGTCACTGGTTTGTGTCACTGGTTTGTGTCACTGGTTTATGTGACTGGTTTGTGTCACTGGTT
This window harbors:
- the LOC135408511 gene encoding nuclear receptor-binding protein 2-like; its protein translation is MPGIQSTFLAMDTEEGVEVVWNELLFTDKKAFKAHEEKIKTMFEQLVLVDHPNIVKLHKYWLDVKDSKARVIFITEYVSSGSLKQFLKKTKKNHKAMNARAWKRWCTQILSALSFLHSCEPPIIHGNLTSDTIFIQHNGLIKIGSVWHRGVCQRPPGRPEEPHEDREGGSCGTCTSSPRSTAVSGGGNTAG